The Setaria italica strain Yugu1 chromosome IX, Setaria_italica_v2.0, whole genome shotgun sequence genome has a window encoding:
- the LOC101757454 gene encoding putative F-box/LRR-repeat protein At3g18150 gives MESSDVQNHDEDRISKLPDDILLAILEKVSISTVIKTSILSTRWGHLPLLLSHLCLEAEHFMPQNSTTVVDYKLVREAMEALIKLMSSFLASPKRESNIRTLSLRVGLVTNLLLDIGKLVCNAIDSGKLKNLELEIPTVKCSRYSNEKDMQEHAQSLMFFFDSSPRLFGCLTKLFLYNASFTEPDMHRLLLSCEQLQNLILHDCDIGFLSVLKMDLPNSKLRALELCSCSFERVQLICLPKLVQLQCKHWDSYTFPVSFSFVPCLEEVKLICTALSRHARFKITELLGDTTNVQALTLNFHGEKIWIAPEGKELQNSFKTLRKLFLHGIYVEFDLLWTLVLLESAPSVQIFGIKIWNHICGKDTQRREICSERTIGSWSTTKLGGSTSFLQLKRLEFGGFQQVKQHLDLIRTVIKRAPNLETLLLEDKKYCQKCEAVTNSVCSSKTSMFRKNEEDILVKQFGTGDVSRPIQIIFRPLQC, from the exons ATGGAGTCCAGTGATGTCCAAAACCAT GATGAAGACAGGATCAGCAAATTACCAGATGATATCTTACTCGCAATCTTGGAGAAAGTTAGCATAAGTACAGTCATAAAGACCAGCATCCTGTCGACACGGTGGGGGCACCTTCCTTTGTTGCTCTCTCATCTCTGCTTAGAAGCAGAGCATTTCATGCCCCAGAATTCCACCACAGTGGTCGATTACAAATTGGTACGTGAAGCAATGGAAGCTCTAATTAAATTGATGAGCAGCTTCTTGGCTTCGCCCAAGAGAGAAAGCAACATCAGGACATTGAGCCTTAGGGTCGGCTTGGTCACCAATCTCTTGTTGGACATTGGCAAACTAGTTTGCAATGCTATCGACAGTGGTAAACTGAAGAACTTGGAGCTTGAGATTCCAACTGTAAAGTGCAGTCGTTATTCTAATGAAAAGGATATGCAGGAGCATGCGCAGAGCCTGATGTTCTTTTTCGACTCATCTCCTCGCCTTTTTGGTTGCCTAACAAAACTCTTTTTGTATAATGCGAGTTTCACAGAACCAGACATGCACCGCCTTTTACTTAGCTGTGAGCAACTACAAAATCTTATTCTCCATGATTGTGATATTGGGTTCTTATCAGTACTGAAGATGGATCTACCGAACTCAAAACTGCGTGCACTCGAACTTTGTTCATGCAGTTTTGAGAGGGTTCAGTTAATCTGCCTTCCAAAATTAGTGCAGCTACAGTGTAAACATTGGGATTCGTATACTTTTCCTGTTTCTTTCAGTTTTGTTCCTTGCCTTGAGGAAGTAAAACTTATTTGTACTGCATTAAGTCGTCACGCAAGATTCAAGATAACTGAACTTCTAGGTGATACGACAAATGTGCAGGCTCTTACTTTGAATTTCCACGGAGAAAAG ATTTGGATTGCACCAGAAGGAAAAGAACTTCAAAATTCCTTCAAGACACTAAGGAAGCTATTCCTACATGGGATCTATGTGGAATTTGATCTTCTATGGACACTGGTCCTACTTGAGTCTGCACCTTCTGTCCAAATATTCGGTATCAAG ATATGGAACCATATTTGTGGAAAGGACACACAGAGGAGAGAAATATGTTCTGAAAGAACAATTGGTTCTTGGAGCACTACAAAGCTTGGTGGCTCGACATCTTTCTTGCAATTAAAAAGGCTTGAATTTGGTGGATTCCAGCAAGTAAAGCAGCATTTGGATCTTATTAGAACTGTCATCAAGCGGGCTCCCAACTTGGAGACTCTTCTTTTAGAAGACAAAAAATACTGCCAAAAATGTGAAGCAGTTACTAACTCAGTCTGTTCTTCAAAGACATCAATGTTCCGAAAGAATGAGGAAGACATACTGGTCAAGCAATTTGGAACCGGTGACGTTAGCCGCCCCATACAAATAATTTTCCGCCCACTTCAATGCTGA
- the LOC101773928 gene encoding formin-like protein 8 produces the protein MAAAAVCYCSGAKNGGVLSPSHALSPLAPALESRGRGRSVYFSSSTSGAPPMPPATTVRLLLAFSALLLCCGFTTAAAASSVDVDGGVARRVLHQPLFPIEWTPPPSPPPPPAPDFTSDPATPDGPPGDFFPPAPPTAPAAGGGGTATTSTPTTVAANVPTTPAGDGGHHGGPAKASIVAAGAAAAAAVALLAFACAFLITSRARRRGDSQKLLGPDRGSARHHAAPSAAEFLYVGTVEPTTPGRHHGPTAADLIGSPYRKLRSERARRGLGRDEPTDHPSPELRPLPPLRRAATMGSSDEDAYYTPRQRSGGSGGGGGACGETWSEASASSPPTTTTASRRSLPSFTSDCFPPVAAIAAPTPPPARSRRTPPRTRFSAGSTPDIKQVISPSPRSVQSSKPTQPPPPPPPPPPPPPPPPPPPKPNTASKPPPPPPPPKPPSSTIPRPAEPPSGPTSRRRLLKPLPPEGPRIAMPMPITEATSVDNNGSTSMRKGDDAVDGLVGNGEPRPKLKPLHWDKVRATSDRAMVWDQLKSSSFQLDEDMIEALFMNNSTPAVPSRDAGRKATVPPLRQEDRVLDPKKAQNIAILLRALNVTREEVSDALLDGNAECLGTELLETLVKMAPTKEEELKLRDYNGDLSKLGSAERFLKAVLDIPFAFKRVDAMLYRANFETEINYLRKSFETLEAACEDLRGSRLFLKLLEAVLRTGNRMNVGTNRGEAKAFKLDTLLKLADVKGTDGKTTLLHFVVQEIIRSEDAKSEKESAIVIHSSKDEQLRRQGLKLVSGLSSELGNVKKAAMMDFDVLHGYVNKLETGLEKIKSVLQLEGQCTQGQKFFTTMQSFLKEAEKEIEQVRGEEKRALVRVKDITEYFHGDTAKEEAHPLRIFMVVRDFLSTLDHVCKEVGRMQQDRTVIGSARSFRISATTSLPVLSLYGQRRENNSDDDSSSS, from the exons atggcagcagcagcagtatgTTACTGCTCCGGAGCCAAAAATGGCGGCGTCCTCTCCCCTTCCCACGCTCTCTCTCCCCTCGCTCCCGCTCTAGAAAGTCGAGGCCGCGGCCGATcggtttatttttcttcttctacttcTGGCGCACCGCCAATGCCTCCCGCCACCACCGTCAGGCTGCTACTAGCCTTCTCCGCGCTACTACTGTGCTGCGGTTTCActacggcggccgcggcgtcgtccGTCGATGTCGATGGCGGTGTTGCCAGGCGGGTGCTGCACCAGCCATTGTTCCCCATCGAGtggaccccgccgccgtcgccaccgcctccgcctgctccggACTTCACTTCCGACCCGGCGACGCCTGACGGGCCTCCCGGCGACTTCTTCCCTCCGGCGCCACCGACGGCGCCTgctgccggcggtggtggtACGGCGACGACGTCCACGCCGACCACTGTCGCGGCAAACGtcccgaccactccggctggtGATGGCGGCCACCACGGCGGCCCTGCGAAGGCGAGCATCgtcgcggcgggggcggccgcggccgccgcggtcgcGCTGCTGGCCTTCGCGTGCGCGTTCCTCATCAccagccgcgcgcgccgccgcggtgacTCGCAGAAGCTGCTCGGCCCCGACCGCGGGTCCGCgcgccaccacgccgcgccctCGGCCGCCGAGTTCCTCTACGTCGGCACGGTGGAGCCCACTACGCCCGGCCGCCACCACGGGCCCACCGCCGCCGATCTCATCGGCTCCCCGTACCGCAAGCTGCgcagcgagcgcgcgcgccgcgggctGGGCCGCGACGAGCCCACCGACCACCCGAGCCCGGAGCTCCGGCCTCTCCCGCCGCTGCGACGCGCGGCCACGATGGGCTCCTCCGACGAGGACGCCTACTACACGCCGCGCCAGCGCTCCgggggctccggcggcggcggcggggcttgcgGCGAAACGTGGAGCGAGGCCAGTGCGTCCAgcccgcccaccaccaccaccgcgtccCGCCGAAGCCTCCCCAGTTTCACCAGCGACTGCTTCCCGCCGGTCGCGGCCATTGCTGCGCCGACACCGCCCCCCGCGCGCTCCCGTCGCACGCCCCCGCGCACGCGCTTCTCCGCCGGCTCGACACCCGACATCAAACAGGTGATCTCGCCGTCCCCGCGGTCGGTGCAATCCTCCAAACCaacacagccgccgccgccgccaccaccacctccacccccacctcctcctccaccgccgccgccgaaaccCAACACTGCTTCtaaacctcctcctccgccgccgccaccgaagcCTCCGTCTAGTACAATCCCAAGGCCCGCGGAGCCGCCGTCCGGGCCGACGTCGCGGCGCCGGTTGCTCAAGCCGTTGCCTCCGGAGGGGCCCCGCATTGCCATGCCGATGCCGATCACGGAGGCAACGTCAGTGGACAACAACGGGAGCACGTCAATGCGTAAAGGGGACGACGCGGTAGACGGTCTCGTTGGCAACGGCGAGCCGCGGCCCAAGCTGAAGCCGCTGCACTGGGACAAGGTGCGGGCGACCTCCGACCGCGCCATGGTCTGGGACCAGCTGAAGTCAAGCTCATTCCA GTTGGATGAGGACATGATCGAGGCATTGTTCATGAACAACTCAACGCCAGCCGTGCCGTCCAGGGATGCAGGGAGGAAGGCCACCGTGCCGCCGTTGAGGCAGGAGGACAGGGTGCTCGACCCCAAGAAAGCACAGAACATCGCCATCCTGCTCCGTGCGTTGAATGTTACGCGCGAGGAGGTCTCTGATGCACTGTTGGATG GTAACGCTGAATGCTTGGGAACTGAACTTTTGGAAACTTTAGTCAAGATGGCTCCTACTAAAGAGGAAGAACTCAAACTACGAGATTATAATGGTGACTTGTCGAAACTTGGTTCTGCAGAGCGCTTTCTCAAAGCTGTGCTTGATATACCATTTGCCTTCAAAAGAGTTGATGCCATGCTATACCGAGCCAATTTCGAGACTGAAATAAATTACTTAAGGAAATCTTTTGAAACGCTAGAG gCAGCCTGCGAAGATCTTAGAGGCAGTAGGTTGTTCCTGAAACTCCTCGAAGCAGTGCTGAGAACTGGGAACCGGATGAATGTTGGCACAAACCGGGGTGAGGCCAAAGCCTTCAAGCTTGACACTCTCCTAAAACTTGCTGACGTCAAGGGCACTGATGGTAAAACAACGCTATTGCATTTTGTCGTCCAAGAAATCATTCGATCAGAAGATGcaaaatcagaaaaagaaaGTGCCATTGTTATTCATAGCTCTAAAGATGAGCAGTTACGAAGGCAAGGCCTGAAACTTGTGTCCGGGCTCAGCAGCGAGCTAGGAAATGTCAAGAAAGCAGCTATGATGGACTTCGATGTGTTGCACGGTTATGTGAATAAGCTAGAAACAGGCCTTGAAAAGATCAAGTCAGTTTTGCAGCTCGAGGGGCAATGCACCCAAGGGCAGAAATTCTTTACGACAATGCAAAGTTTTCTGAAGGAAGCTGAGAAGGAGATCGAGCAAGTGAGAGGCGAGGAGAAGAGGGCTTTGGTGAGAGTAAAAGACATCACCGAGTACTTCCATGGCGACACCGCGAAAGAGGAAGCACACCCTCTTAGGATATTCATGGTGGTGAGGGACTTCCTCTCGACGCTGGATCATGTCTGCAAGGAGGTTGGCCGGATGCAGCAGGACAGAACGGTCATCGGGTCGGCCAGGTCATTCCGCATCTCGGCTACGACCTCATTGCCAGTTCTAAGTCTCTATGGACAACGAAGAGAGAACAACTCTGACGATGACAGTTCATCTTCATAG